CGTGCATCAACTTAACCGAggcttttttttaaaagaaaatcgtatgaaattttgtttaaaatacaaatcaaaGATGCTGTATTGATTGAAAACCATTAATCACagagatataaaaaaagattttaattttgatttttttgttaagcCTCATTTAGACGGATCAATTATTGGTAAAAATAGTCGTACGCGATTGTTGCTTTGTACAATTAGGTCCTGTCTGAATATTCACAATAACTATGCTATTTTTTCCCGCGCTGACGTATACGAGTCtacgttataaaaaatattataaaatggatTATTGCTAGAAATAATCGCTTTGCCTTTCTTTTCGCGGGGAAAAAACGCTTtgtcgctaccaccacttgTTGAGTGGGTGAAActgttatgttggtttcataaATCTTACGGcgcaatgtcgacactcgggagtatagcattaTCCGAGCGAGGTTTGGACAGAGACCCCATCCCCTGGATACCTCATACCCTataccggcataccaaccaaaacccgcggtggccttcttcggcgcatacgggacggccccgagCAGCTATCTTATTGCACTAAGATGCTCGGAACCGTCCCTGAAATAATCGCTTCGGCTACATGAGgctttacatataattaaataattaaatcttttttaaataaatataatactttttgctATTCTAACACttccatataattataattctctttgctgtCACTGCACATTGAATTCTAATGTCATCATATTTTAATGCAGTAATATTTTGCACAaagagaaaaaaagaaaaaatttcgtctttgtatattttaaaaactagctTGTGCGTCTacttattgtacaaaatattcagTATCCGTCGAAAATACATGATGCCGTTCAAAAAGCATCATTGTCAACTGGGCCTTGGTAAATTTTTGTCAATCTTAGAAAAACTTTAGAGTAGTGATTCACATTACATAGCGaggttatttttaaatcgataGGACAAATTACAGAATTAACAACTGCCATAATAAGAATTACTAGGAATTTGGgtgtatagttatttatatcctggaactgatattttattttttatttatttatttctacatacaactattttacaggtaatacccaataATCAATACACCTACTTTGGGCCTCGGTAGGTTAACATAGGATCGTTTTCAGTTATACCATTATCATCTCATGGTCGATGTCTTTTCGGTTTAACGCTGCGTCCTTATACCTTAAAGTCGCCTATGAATCCATGGTCTAAAACGTATACCACAAAAAAGAGTAATACTCACGTAGGTTCTGACAGTATGCTGTTAAAGAAGCCTGGCTTGTGGGCGAACTTATACCGCAGCATGAGAAAGATGTGTCAGGTGGCGCAGTACCACCCGGACACCTACGATCACTTCCGTAGCTACCCTGCCGTGGTGGCTGAGAGGCAGCGGCAACTCTACGAAGGTGACAAGAACCTGATACATCCACTCAGCTTAGTCAGGTACTGAGTCTGTTATGAGTTGTTGGGTAGAGAAAtacttgtaaattaaaatttatttaactattcaAAAGCTAAGACCACTGCTACgtgttttacaattattttttttataatgcattaACCCTCTAATAACCCATAGATTTACAAACCATTAAGAAATCCCattgtagatattatttttccttttcatGTTTATTGTAGTATCTACCTTTGCAAATGATTATAACAAGTCTGTATCCTACTACAAAAGTCTCACATGCCGCGTCTTAGCTCAAATATCTATGATTAAGTAATAAGTTAACATggcaataagtaaaaaatatatctaattgcCATGTTAAACTTttctatttgataatattttttcttttaattctgCAGCTTATGCTGGCACACCATAATGGCGTTCGTGAACCTGATGCACATGTTTATTTCAACGCTACGCTTGTTCTTCGTACTGACCCCCCCGCGTACACAAACGGTCCACGCTATCGACAAAGTCTTGCTAGCATTTCACGCGCTGTGCTTCCTCGATATACtgtttaatttcaacattgGATACACTGAGAAGGAGTCTTCGCACATTGTCATGAAGAGACGaaaaattgtttggtattattaattaacaatctATCCAAGATGTTTATACAATTTACCATGATAATATCCgttcttaattaattataaaggcAAGCCAATCGAGCAcaaatacgataataataatataataaaacgataataattatattatcgctttattagttatttagttattaaactaAAGTACGAATTTCAACCCAAAAATTCGGTAAAATTTTGCATGACTAATCTCGGAATCAAATCTATGGTTtcatatatataggtattattatcTTCCACAACATTTTCGTCCCACCCACACTGGTAGAGATGACTTCAATTACCACTGACATTTACTAGCCACTACCTGCGCCGCTGGTTTCTGTTGGACCTGGCGTCGTGTCTGCCCGTAGCTTTCGTACTCCTGTATTTAGACCTGAAGGACACCCAGTGCCTTCTTTTCGCCCACATCCTACCCTTACTGCGGACACCGCGACTCTACACGGCTCTCATTGATGTGAAAGTTTTTACGAAGGTACtccttgttattatttatattttgaaaaaaaaaatagtttgcgCAATATAAAGTTCAAACGTCATCCCGTTTTATGACGAAAATACGAAGGTACTACGAGTGCAAAACTCACTGGTAAACACCCCAGTGGCATTTAGGTATTTTAAGGCCATGTTATAAATTGCCTTCAACAATGCATCTTACTTTTATGACGGTTTTCTTAGCGACCCCGTACTTGCTTAAAGCAGCGAGGCTATTAGCAACAACTTGATCAACATCTTGTAGATGTAATGTGGTAATGAGTATCGTTTGTGATAATGGTGTGCAGATCTTCACCCGCTCGTACATATGGTACGGTATGATGCGACATGCCATGTTATTTGTGATGACAGCACACTGGTGCACATGCTTCGTCTACCTGCCACCAGTCCTCTGTTATTACTGTaagatttcttaaaatatttgtttattcattgtTTACCTACCTGCTGCACTCAAAAGGTGAAAATACTGCGCCCAAAAAAGCCTATCTAGAAGAGAATAAAAGAGAACTTAGTTCCGATAGCGAAACCGGAGAagacttttaaatatatctgcTCTTGCCACTTTATTCGttccaatttataatttaaatgttggtGATTctcaaaactatattaaatttcaGGGTACGGTAAAATTCCATGGAAGTACAATCGATTCCTCAAAGATCCAGACAGAGATTTATGGAATATTGACTTGCAAAATCGCTACAGAAAGGGAATGTTCATAGTATTATCGTCTTTTTTCGGTGAATCTGCTAttccttattttaaaaatataaacttttaagaGTAATGCTAGAGTGATTATGAGAGAATGGACCTGctagaaaaattattaaatatttacaaggaTGAAAGGCCTATCAACTAGCTAATATCATCTTATATAGCCCTAAATTCTGAGGCGTACTCTCAACTACTTCCCAACAGCGTGGTATTATGTTATCAGGGACTGGGTTCTCGATGTTCCGCGCATCTGAGCCAGAGGAGATAGTGATACACGCCTTAATCATACTCTACTCCGCCATGTTCATGGTGTACACTTTAGGTAAGTGactatttcattattttgcCGCCGCTATGTTAGGAAGGGAAGtcgacaattaatatttccaactccttcctatatttttatttgaataatttcgttACGGGATAAAGACAAACCAATTTTCCATAAGCCTCGCCGACCTTCACTGCtgggtgtcataaaatgcatgccacttccgatcttggcttacaggagttgtagtggtggttGTGAGGGCGGGAAACTCTCTGATACACTTAAGGTAAGTGAACACCCCCCCTCTCCCGCCGCGGAGGCCTCTGACCCCCGTCTAGattttaagtaagtaagtacctacttttGCATGTACTACTTGTGTTGAACTGTTGAGactacctatataaaaattacgatTTTTATCCCCAAGACCACAAGAAAAAAAAGACCAAAGTATGAGATGTTGTCCATAAAATAAACACGTTACATTAGATCAtgtaaagtgtttattttatacatagctttgttgttttattataaataacttatttctgCTACTTTAGTGTTACTCTTGAAAGTCTACATGACGACGTATAGTTCGACTGTGCGTTATCACGAACTCATGAATCAAGTTGAGGTATGGAATTTAAACCACTTActcattatta
This genomic stretch from Manduca sexta isolate Smith_Timp_Sample1 chromosome 21, JHU_Msex_v1.0, whole genome shotgun sequence harbors:
- the LOC115447631 gene encoding potassium/sodium hyperpolarization-activated cyclic nucleotide-gated channel 3, whose translation is MSSYFNAVIFCTKRKKEKISSLYILKTSLCVYLLYKIFSIRRKYMMPFKKHHCQLGLGSDSMLLKKPGLWANLYRSMRKMCQVAQYHPDTYDHFRSYPAVVAERQRQLYEGDKNLIHPLSLVSLCWHTIMAFVNLMHMFISTLRLFFVLTPPRTQTVHAIDKVLLAFHALCFLDILFNFNIGYTEKESSHIVMKRRKIVCHYLRRWFLLDLASCLPVAFVLLYLDLKDTQCLLFAHILPLLRTPRLYTALIDVKVFTKIFTRSYIWYGMMRHAMLFVMTAHWCTCFVYLPPVLCYYWYGKIPWKYNRFLKDPDRDLWNIDLQNRYRKGMFIVLSSFFGTGFSMFRASEPEEIVIHALIILYSAMFMVYTLVLLLKVYMTTYSSTVRYHELMNQVEEYMTYKQFPAPLKKRVRAFYNYRYQELYYREETALDCLSEELRNEITLHTCHKLVNKVALFEGVSASVVGSVLGCLRPEVFLPNDPVVRAGDIGECMYFIANGTVAVYSLKGVEVCHLEDGAHFGEVALLMRDSKRVATVVAVEITQLYRLDAEDFRHFLLAHDVLYERIESLASQRMHETVLLDEAFRRDRLSEKHQGEIPHLGSSN